One Lysobacter enzymogenes DNA segment encodes these proteins:
- a CDS encoding electron transfer flavoprotein-ubiquinone oxidoreductase has translation MSEQPTGTVPSDTPAIEIERDVMEYDVVTVGAGPAGLAFAIRLKQLNPELSVCVIEKSSTIGAHILSGAVIEPGPLDALLPGWRDNPPPICVPAGQDEFWFMTKTGGYKSPIVPPDMNNHGNFIVSLGAMCAWMAPQAEALGVEIYAGFAAAETLHDADGRVAGVRIGDMGIAKDGTHKPGFTAGIDIRAKVTVFAEGARGHLTKRLIKRFELDAESDPQGYSIGIKELWQVPEDRVTPGKIVHSVGWPADSRTYGGSFLYHLDKGRIALGYVSGLDYSDPDYKPWEAFQQWKNHPLIKPLLEGGNLVSSGARAIVTGGWQSLPKLDMPGALLIGDTAGLLNVPKIKGTHQAIRSGMLAAEHLAAQPQLDSAGFDAKLRASDAMAELKKVRNIKPGFKKGFWFGMLNAAWETVTAGGSPWTLKNKADWSSLDKLGQAEQPKRDYADRTLAPRDRLAGVYFAATEHDEDQPVHLKVADTNVCVTQCASEYGNPCTRFCPAGVYEIVEEEGAKRLQINAANCVHCKTCDIKDPYEIITWVTPEGGSGPNYQNM, from the coding sequence ATGAGCGAACAGCCGACCGGCACGGTCCCGTCCGACACGCCAGCCATCGAGATCGAACGCGACGTCATGGAATACGACGTCGTCACCGTCGGCGCCGGTCCGGCCGGCCTGGCGTTCGCGATCCGGCTCAAGCAGCTCAATCCGGAGCTGTCGGTCTGCGTGATCGAGAAGTCCAGCACCATCGGCGCGCACATCCTGTCCGGCGCGGTGATCGAGCCCGGCCCGCTCGACGCGCTGCTGCCGGGCTGGCGCGACAACCCGCCGCCGATCTGCGTGCCGGCCGGGCAGGACGAGTTCTGGTTCATGACCAAGACCGGCGGCTACAAGTCGCCGATCGTGCCGCCGGACATGAACAACCACGGCAACTTCATCGTCAGCCTCGGCGCGATGTGCGCGTGGATGGCGCCGCAGGCCGAAGCCCTCGGCGTGGAGATCTACGCCGGCTTCGCCGCCGCCGAAACCCTGCACGATGCCGACGGCCGCGTCGCCGGCGTGCGCATCGGCGACATGGGCATCGCCAAGGACGGAACCCACAAGCCCGGCTTCACCGCCGGCATCGACATCCGCGCCAAGGTCACCGTGTTCGCCGAAGGCGCGCGCGGCCACCTGACCAAGCGCCTGATCAAGCGTTTCGAGCTCGACGCCGAAAGCGATCCGCAAGGCTATTCGATCGGCATCAAGGAGCTGTGGCAGGTCCCCGAGGATCGCGTCACCCCGGGCAAGATCGTGCACAGCGTCGGCTGGCCGGCCGACAGCCGCACCTACGGCGGCAGCTTCCTCTACCACCTGGACAAGGGCCGCATCGCCCTGGGCTACGTCAGCGGCCTGGATTACAGCGACCCGGACTACAAGCCCTGGGAAGCGTTCCAGCAGTGGAAGAACCACCCGCTGATCAAGCCGCTGCTGGAAGGCGGCAACCTAGTCTCGTCCGGCGCGCGCGCCATCGTCACCGGCGGCTGGCAGTCGCTGCCGAAACTCGACATGCCCGGCGCGCTGCTGATCGGCGACACCGCCGGCCTGCTCAACGTGCCCAAGATCAAGGGCACCCATCAGGCGATCCGCTCGGGCATGCTCGCCGCCGAGCATCTGGCCGCGCAGCCGCAGCTCGACAGCGCCGGCTTCGACGCCAAGCTGCGCGCGTCCGATGCGATGGCCGAGCTCAAGAAGGTGCGCAACATCAAGCCCGGCTTCAAGAAGGGCTTCTGGTTCGGCATGCTCAACGCGGCCTGGGAAACGGTCACCGCCGGCGGTTCGCCGTGGACGCTGAAGAACAAGGCCGACTGGTCCTCGCTGGACAAGCTCGGCCAGGCCGAACAGCCCAAGCGCGACTACGCCGACCGCACCCTGGCCCCGCGCGACCGCCTCGCCGGCGTGTACTTCGCCGCGACCGAACACGACGAAGACCAGCCGGTGCACCTCAAGGTCGCCGACACCAACGTCTGCGTGACCCAGTGCGCGAGCGAGTACGGCAACCCGTGCACGCGCTTCTGCCCGGCCGGCGTGTACGAGATCGTCGAGGAAGAAGGCGCCAAGCGCCTGCAGATCAACGCCGCCAACTGCGTGCACTGCAAGACCTGCGACATCAAGGACCCGTACGAGATCATCACCTGGGTCACGCCGGAGGGCGGGTCGGGGCCGAACTACCAGAACATGTAG